In Marivirga salinae, a single window of DNA contains:
- a CDS encoding acyl-CoA thioesterase — MYQFEHKIRVRYAETDQMGYVYYGNYATYFEVARAESIRSLGLSYKEIEEEGVIMPVLENYSKYLRPARYDDELTIKLSIPKLPDTRIRYEYEVFKDDKLIHKGFTVLVFVDRNTGKPCQMPEILVKIMRPFFK, encoded by the coding sequence ATGTATCAATTTGAACACAAAATACGGGTTCGCTATGCCGAAACCGACCAAATGGGCTATGTTTATTATGGAAATTATGCCACTTATTTTGAAGTAGCAAGGGCAGAATCTATCCGTAGCTTAGGATTATCTTATAAAGAAATTGAAGAGGAGGGTGTGATTATGCCCGTTTTGGAAAATTATTCCAAGTATCTACGACCTGCCCGATATGATGATGAATTGACTATTAAATTATCTATACCTAAATTACCTGATACTAGGATTCGATATGAATATGAGGTTTTCAAAGATGATAAATTAATCCATAAAGGATTTACCGTTTTGGTTTTTGTAGATAGAAATACAGGAAAACCTTGTCAGATGCCCGAAATATTGGTTAAAATTATGCGTCCTTTTTTCAAATGA